The DNA region ATAGTGAAAGGAGCATAAAACTAACACGTAATCTACAGTATCTGCAACATGTCGTCCATCACCATCAACTTGCCCGTTCCATACTCGAAAGATTTGCCTTGCTATTTTGCGTTGGACTTGTCTGGGCATTTGCTGCTATCCTTACTGTTGCTGGCGCGTACAACCATGTTAAGGAGAGAACCGCGCTGACTTGTCGTACAGATCGTGCCAACCTTATCTCATCTGCTCCATGGTACTAGCTGAacattaggatttaggaatctGTCTGTTTCCAAATTAACTAATTCTCACTGgagctttattttttttaggatcAAGATTCCGTATCCTTTTCAGTGGGGCACTCCTATATTTAGAGCGAGCCATGTTTTCGGAATGATGGGTGCTGCACTCGTTACGTCGGCGGAGGTTTGTTATCGCCTTTTTGTCGtattcttcaattcttgaaaCTACCGAAATGTTTTGAGATATAAAGAATTGCCGTGAAAACAGTTCACTTTTTGGAGTTTCTGACTTGCGATCATGTCTGGTTTGCAGTCCATTACAACGTTTTATGCTGCGTCGAGGCTTGCAGGTGCCACGGCCCCTCCGGCATTTGTTATAAGCCGAAGCATTGGCCTTCAGGTTCTTCCATCATAAGAAGATTacccgctttttttttttttttttttttaccaaatcaGGGCAACATTTCGGGAGTTGCAATACATTAATATGTGGTTTGTCGCCTTATTTTTCGTTTTATTGCGTGGGCAGGGTATAGGCCAGCTCATTGATGGGTTTTTCGGTGGTGTTGTCGGTACTGCTGCATCTGTGTAAGTAACCAATACCCTGCACAAATTCATTTTTATCGGGTTTGATAATTAAATGCTTTTAGATGGCATCGTATGTTTCTGTTGGAGATGTTTAGCTTTACAATCAATATTGCAATTCTTCTTCGTCTTTAATGCTCCTTAGCTCTACGCATTTCGTTCTTGATTTGCTGTGTATGGGAAAATGCAGTGAAAATGTTGGCCTACTCGGACTAACTCGTGTTGGGAGCAGAAGAGTTGTAGAGATATCCAGTGCTTTCATGATCTTCTTTTCCATATTTGGTTCGACTCTCTCTCTATTAGATTCAAAATTGCTTTGAGCTGTAAATATAGCATACTTCATTTGACAAACCCACGAACTATATAACTGAACAATGATTTTTTGAAATTTCCAGGAAAATTCGGAGCATTCTTTGCTTCAATTCCTTTGCCCATATTCGCAGCCATATATTGCATCTTGTATGGCATTGTTGGTAAGTCCTCATCCTCTCGTCGTTTTTAGTCCTCTCGATGTATCTTCACCTAAAATTTCCTTATTTGTATTGCAGCTGCTGTCGGGGTTTCATACATTCAATTCGCAAATAACAACTCGATGCGGAACATTTATGTGTTGGGCGTCTCTCTGTTCCTTGGAATATCCATACCGCAATACTTTGTGATGAACACAGATATTTCCGGTCATGGCCCTGTCAAAACCCAGGCCGGATGGGTAAGAAAACCGACCTTCCTTAACCTTGCGATTCTTCTAACCGATAGTAAATGCTGGTGAGTAATACACTTTTGCTCGATGTTTGCAGTTCAATGGCATATTGAATACGATTTTCTCGTCGCCCCCCACTGTGGCAATGATCGTCGGGACAATTCTAGACAACACGCTGGAAGCGAGGAATACAGTGGAAGACCGAGGTCTACCCTGGTTTGTGCCTTTCCATAGGAGAAAGGGAGATAGCAGAAATGAAGAGTTTTATAGTTATCCCATTAGATTTGGTGAGTATATGCCTACAAGATTCATGCGATAACAACCTCGTACCCATCCTTGTATATTGCAAACTTGTCCAATTTGTCTCGActtttgaattgtataacatttTTGCTGATTGACTTTGTAAAGTTATGTTGTCTTTCAAATGAATTTTTTCGTTAGCCTNttttttttttttttttttttttaccaaatcaGGGCAACATTTCGGGAGTTGCAATACATTAATATGTGGTTTGTCGCCTTATTTTTCGTTTTATTGCGTGGGCAGGGTATAGGCCAGCTCATTGATGGGTTTTTCGGTGGTGTTGTCGGTACTGCTGCATCTGTGTAAGTAACCAATACCCTGCACAAATTCATTTTTATCGGGTTTGATAATTAAATGCTTTTAGATGGCATCGTATGTTTCTGTTGGAGATGTTTAGCTTTACAATCAATATTGCAATTCTTCTTCGTCTTTAATGCTCCTTAGCTCTACGCATTTCGTTCTTGATTTGCTGTGTATGGGAAAATGCAGTGAAAATGTTGGCCTACTCGGACTAACTCGTGTTGGGAGCAGAAGAGTTGTAGAGATATCCAGTGCTTTCATGATCTTCTTTTCCATATTTGGTTCGACTCTCTCTCTATTAGATTCAAAATTGCTTTGAGCTGTAAATATAGCATACTTCATTTGACAAACCCACGAACTATATAACTGAACAATGATTTTTTGAAATTTCCAGGAAAATTCGGAGCATTCTTTGCTTCAATTCCTTTGCCCATATTCGCAGCCATATATTGCATCTTGTATGGCATTGTTGGTAAGTCCTCATCCTCTCGTCGTTTTTAGTCCTCTCGATGTATCTTCACCTAAAATTTCCTTATTTGTATTGCAGCTGCTGTCGGGGTTTCATACATTCAATTCGCAAATAACAACTCGATGCGGAACATTTATGTGTTGGGCGTCTCTCTGTTCCTTGGAATATCCATACCGCAATACTTTGTGATGAACACAGATATTTCCGGTCATGGCCCTGTCAAAACCCAGGCCGGATGGGTAAGAAAACCGACCTTCCTTAACCTTGCGATTCTTCTAACCGATAGTAAATGCTGGTGAGTAATACACTTTTGCTCGATGTTTGCAGTTCAATGGCATATTGAATACGATTTTCTCGTCGCCCCCCACTGTGGCAATGATCGTCGGGACAATTCTAGACAACACGCTGGAAGCGAGGAATACAGTGGAAGACCGAGGTCTACCCTGGTTTGTGCCTTTCCATAGGA from Ipomoea triloba cultivar NCNSP0323 chromosome 6, ASM357664v1 includes:
- the LOC116022538 gene encoding nucleobase-ascorbate transporter 3-like, which codes for MGETGHHHHHHPPPPQGIPPPPPPVMPLGAARGPVYPPAEQLLHLHYCIHSNPSWVQTVLLAFQHYVVMLGTTVMIVNTLVPQMGGGAGDRARVIQGLLFTSGVNTLLQTLLGTRLPTVMGPSFAYLISALLVINDLSSDTFPSEHERFLHTMRAIQGSLIVSSFINIILGYGKVWGNLTRFFSPIVIAPLVIVLGLGLFSRGFPQLADCVEIGLPMLILLVVCQQYLQHVVHHHQLARSILERFALLFCVGLVWAFAAILTVAGAYNHVKERTALTCRTDRANLISSAPWIKIPYPFQWGTPIFRASHVFGMMGAALVTSAESITTFYAASRLAGATAPPAFVISRSIGLQGIGQLIDGFFGGVVGTAASVENVGLLGLTRVGSRRVVEISSAFMIFFSIFGKFGAFFASIPLPIFAAIYCILYGIVAAVGVSYIQFANNNSMRNIYVLGVSLFLGISIPQYFVMNTDISGHGPVKTQAGWFNGILNTIFSSPPTVAMIVGTILDNTLEARNTVEDRGLPWFVPFHRRKGDSRNEEFYSYPIRFGEYMPTRFMR
- the LOC116022539 gene encoding nucleobase-ascorbate transporter 3-like, which produces MWFVALFFVLLRGQGIGQLIDGFFGGVVGTAASVENVGLLGLTRVGSRRVVEISSAFMIFFSIFGKFGAFFASIPLPIFAAIYCILYGIVAAVGVSYIQFANNNSMRNIYVLGVSLFLGISIPQYFVMNTDISGHGPVKTQAGWFNGILNTIFSSPPTVAMIVGTILDNTLEARNTVEDRGLPWFVPFHRRKGDSRNEEFYSYPIRFGEYMPTRFMR